A stretch of the Flavobacterium aquiphilum genome encodes the following:
- a CDS encoding NifU family protein: MTKITIKETQNPTIIKFEFPDFITQNESYEFKNIDEAKSSPLAQQLFYLPFVKTVYISGNFIAVERFSIVEWEDVQEAVAEQIEAYVNKGGAIINIDENKPKKQPVTVYGESTPNPSALKFVVNKMITKSAVEFKNIDQSAPSPLATELFKFPYVKEVFIDENYISVTKYDINEWQDITMELRTFIKQFIENGGTVLDENLIKNIVKDEKAKDESFDSLDETSQKIINILEEYVKPAVAADGGNIVFESYDNNTKTVKVIMQGACSGCPSSTFTLKSGIENMLKSMLNDQEIQVEAL; encoded by the coding sequence ATGACTAAAATAACGATAAAAGAAACACAAAACCCGACTATTATAAAATTTGAATTCCCGGATTTCATCACGCAAAACGAAAGTTACGAATTCAAGAATATCGATGAGGCAAAATCCTCTCCTCTTGCCCAACAACTTTTCTATTTGCCATTTGTAAAAACGGTATATATATCTGGAAATTTTATTGCTGTCGAAAGATTCAGTATTGTGGAGTGGGAAGATGTGCAGGAAGCGGTAGCGGAACAGATCGAAGCCTACGTAAACAAAGGTGGGGCAATCATCAACATTGACGAAAACAAACCAAAAAAACAACCTGTTACCGTTTATGGTGAATCTACTCCAAATCCATCGGCATTGAAATTTGTTGTCAACAAAATGATAACAAAAAGTGCTGTTGAATTCAAAAACATAGATCAAAGCGCACCTTCGCCATTGGCTACCGAACTATTCAAATTCCCTTATGTAAAAGAAGTCTTCATCGACGAAAATTATATTTCGGTAACAAAATACGACATCAATGAATGGCAGGACATCACGATGGAATTAAGAACTTTCATCAAGCAATTTATTGAAAACGGGGGAACCGTACTTGATGAGAATTTGATTAAAAACATTGTCAAAGACGAAAAAGCCAAAGACGAATCGTTTGATTCTCTTGATGAGACTTCTCAAAAAATCATCAACATACTGGAAGAATATGTAAAACCGGCCGTAGCTGCTGATGGAGGAAATATCGTTTTTGAATCTTACGATAATAACACAAAAACGGTGAAAGTAATCATGCAAGGTGCTTGTAGCGGATGTCCATCATCAACTTTTACCTTAAAAAGCGGTATCGAAAACATGCTGAAAAGTATGTTGAATGATCAGGAAATACAGGTAGAAGCCCTTTAA
- a CDS encoding YtxH domain-containing protein, with the protein MGLSSFFKNFFGTAKETTNEIVDQAESAIEEVKIAAQPYVEKAESFLEDTVNKAKETATPYIEKAETFIEETATKAKETATPHIEKAEAFVEDAVAKAKETATPYIEKAESVIDDAKTKGIEMINNLKEKTNSADQKRLENPDKKEEDPE; encoded by the coding sequence ATGGGATTATCATCATTTTTTAAGAACTTTTTTGGAACAGCCAAAGAAACTACAAACGAGATTGTTGACCAAGCTGAATCTGCTATTGAAGAAGTTAAGATAGCTGCTCAACCTTATGTCGAAAAAGCAGAATCTTTTCTGGAAGATACTGTAAACAAAGCCAAAGAAACAGCGACACCATACATAGAAAAAGCAGAAACTTTTATTGAGGAAACTGCTACAAAAGCCAAAGAAACAGCGACACCCCATATTGAAAAAGCCGAAGCATTTGTAGAAGATGCTGTCGCTAAAGCTAAAGAGACTGCGACTCCCTATATCGAAAAAGCGGAATCGGTAATAGACGATGCTAAAACAAAAGGCATCGAAATGATTAACAACTTAAAAGAAAAAACAAATTCAGCAGACCAGAAAAGACTAGAAAATCCGGATAAAAAAGAAGAAGATCCCGAATAA
- a CDS encoding mechanosensitive ion channel family protein, whose amino-acid sequence MTLEPSYIARYIEYFTTKIIEYSPEVISAFIILFVGLYAIRIINRFIRKLMIKRNLDPTLSKFLADILLWVLRGLLFVTVIDKLGIGTTSFVTILATMGFAIGMSLQGSLSNFAGGILIILFKPFKVGDTIEAQGVMATVQEIQIFVTKLVTGNNQTIFVPNGSLSNGIITNYSMQGTRRADLTISISYGTDLKKAKDIITEALAKNPKVLTTPVAEVSVKNLTDSSIQLAVRPWSKTEDFSSMVAATLEDCKIAFDNAGITFQPYVSELSNTNKQS is encoded by the coding sequence ATGACTTTAGAACCTAGTTACATTGCCCGTTACATAGAATATTTTACAACAAAAATTATAGAATATTCCCCTGAAGTTATTTCTGCCTTTATTATTTTATTTGTTGGACTCTACGCCATTCGAATCATCAATAGATTTATTAGAAAATTGATGATTAAAAGAAATTTGGATCCTACATTATCCAAATTTCTAGCCGACATTTTACTTTGGGTTTTAAGAGGATTATTATTTGTAACAGTCATCGATAAATTAGGTATCGGTACTACTTCCTTTGTTACCATTCTGGCGACTATGGGGTTTGCAATTGGTATGTCGTTGCAGGGTTCATTATCTAATTTTGCCGGTGGAATTTTGATTATTCTCTTCAAACCTTTCAAAGTTGGAGACACTATCGAAGCTCAGGGAGTTATGGCAACTGTACAAGAAATACAAATTTTTGTTACCAAATTGGTAACCGGAAACAATCAAACTATTTTTGTTCCAAACGGTTCTTTGTCAAACGGAATCATTACCAACTATTCGATGCAGGGAACAAGAAGAGCCGATTTGACCATTTCAATATCGTATGGAACCGACCTCAAAAAAGCCAAAGACATTATAACTGAAGCCTTGGCAAAAAACCCAAAAGTACTAACTACTCCAGTGGCAGAGGTATCCGTTAAGAATTTAACTGACAGCTCCATTCAACTAGCAGTAAGACCTTGGTCAAAAACCGAAGATTTTAGTTCAATGGTAGCTGCAACTTTGGAAGACTGCAAAATAGCCTTTGACAATGCTGGAATCACTTTCCAACCTTATGTTTCAGAGTTGTCTAACACGAACAAACAATCATAA